In Dyadobacter subterraneus, a single genomic region encodes these proteins:
- a CDS encoding serine hydrolase, translated as MKIYSTLLLISIIFGNYLKVAAQPLTSKQIDELVEKTLVAFDVPGIAVAIVKDGKVIHSKGYGVRSLKTKEKVDENTLFGIASNSKAFTAASLGILMDEGKLKWDDKVIDYIPEFRMYNAYVTEEFTIRDLLTHRSGLGLGAGDLMFWPDSSDFTIKDIIYNLRYLKPVSGFRTKYDYDNLLYMVAGEVIERVSGKSYEEFVEERIMKPLGMNNSAGTWTRVKDKSNAIDAHAPVNGKVQVIPRDMFKFGNSAGGINSSVADMSKWIIMQMNGGKYGEGLSKQLFSKNVHREMWSPQTIIPANATPPYNTHFSAYGLGWFLSDVKGYKQVGHTGGLGGMVTQVTLLPELQLGIIVFTNQQSGAAFSAISNTIKDSYLDIPATDRVKMYSERSKAGFMEADSITNSIWTAIAAEQKKNTVKVNYKAFAGIYHDDWLGDITLSEKNGKFRFDAKRSPKLSGEVLFYKNNTFIVKWDRRNFDADAYLYFQTDKDGKPSSIKMEAISPLTDFSFDFQDLDLKRMNR; from the coding sequence ATGAAAATTTACTCTACACTCCTGTTAATCAGTATCATTTTTGGCAATTATCTTAAAGTCGCCGCACAGCCGCTTACTTCAAAACAAATTGATGAACTGGTTGAAAAGACACTGGTTGCATTCGACGTTCCGGGTATTGCAGTAGCCATTGTAAAGGACGGAAAGGTGATTCACTCCAAAGGTTATGGCGTGCGTTCATTGAAAACAAAGGAAAAAGTTGATGAAAATACGCTGTTTGGTATAGCGTCAAATAGTAAGGCTTTCACAGCCGCCTCACTCGGTATTTTGATGGACGAAGGGAAATTGAAATGGGACGATAAAGTGATCGATTACATTCCTGAATTCAGAATGTATAATGCGTACGTCACCGAGGAATTTACGATCCGCGATTTGCTCACGCATAGGAGCGGGCTGGGATTGGGTGCCGGCGATTTGATGTTCTGGCCGGATTCCTCGGACTTCACCATAAAAGACATAATTTATAATCTTCGCTATCTCAAACCGGTTTCCGGTTTCCGGACTAAATACGATTATGATAATCTCCTGTATATGGTAGCGGGGGAGGTGATTGAGCGCGTAAGTGGCAAAAGTTATGAGGAATTTGTGGAGGAACGGATTATGAAACCGCTGGGGATGAACAACAGCGCCGGTACCTGGACCCGGGTGAAGGATAAATCCAATGCAATCGATGCCCATGCGCCGGTTAACGGGAAAGTGCAGGTCATTCCAAGGGACATGTTCAAATTCGGTAATTCAGCAGGCGGAATTAATTCCAGTGTGGCCGATATGAGCAAGTGGATTATCATGCAGATGAACGGCGGAAAATATGGTGAAGGGTTGAGCAAACAACTTTTCAGTAAGAATGTACACCGGGAAATGTGGTCTCCGCAAACCATCATACCGGCAAATGCCACGCCTCCATATAACACGCATTTCAGCGCTTACGGTTTGGGCTGGTTTTTAAGTGATGTAAAAGGTTACAAACAGGTAGGGCATACGGGTGGTTTGGGCGGAATGGTAACGCAGGTTACATTGCTCCCCGAACTTCAACTGGGAATTATCGTTTTTACGAATCAGCAGTCAGGAGCAGCATTTTCGGCAATCAGTAACACCATCAAAGACAGCTACCTGGATATCCCCGCAACTGACCGAGTCAAAATGTATTCTGAAAGATCAAAGGCTGGCTTTATGGAGGCGGATTCGATTACCAACAGTATATGGACGGCTATTGCTGCGGAACAAAAGAAAAATACCGTTAAGGTAAATTACAAAGCCTTTGCCGGAATTTATCACGATGACTGGCTGGGTGATATTACACTTAGCGAAAAAAATGGGAAGTTCAGGTTTGACGCAAAACGGTCGCCAAAACTCAGCGGCGAAGTTTTATTTTATAAAAATAATACGTTCATTGTGAAATGGGACAGGCGCAATTTTGATGCAGATGCTTACTTGTATTTTCAAACCGATAAGGATGGAAAACCGTCATCAATAAAAATGGAGGCAATTTCTCCACTCACAGATTTTAGCTTCGACTTTCAGGATCTGGACCTAAAACGAATGAATAGGTAG
- a CDS encoding RrF2 family transcriptional regulator yields MVFSKTCEYAIRAVIFIAQKSENGDKIGIREIAAGIDSPVHFIAKILQDLSKRGLVQSSKGPNGGFYIDQDSKKKTLADIVRAVDGDNIFIGCGLGLKNCSETKPCPLHNEFKIIRSKIQTTLDSATIGDFNESLNLGLSFIKER; encoded by the coding sequence ATGGTTTTTTCAAAAACATGTGAATATGCGATAAGAGCAGTAATTTTTATTGCCCAGAAATCCGAAAATGGTGATAAGATAGGCATCAGGGAAATTGCTGCGGGTATAGATTCACCTGTACATTTTATTGCAAAAATTTTACAGGATCTAAGCAAACGCGGACTTGTGCAATCCAGCAAAGGTCCTAACGGTGGTTTCTATATTGATCAGGATTCTAAGAAGAAAACGCTGGCAGATATTGTCAGGGCGGTGGATGGTGACAATATTTTTATAGGATGTGGACTGGGTCTTAAAAATTGCTCGGAAACCAAACCATGTCCCTTGCACAACGAATTTAAAATCATTCGAAGTAAGATCCAGACGACGCTTGATTCCGCTACTATTGGCGATTTCAATGAAAGTCTTAATCTGGGTTTGAGCTTTATAAAGGAAAGGTAA
- a CDS encoding VOC family protein, with amino-acid sequence MKIDRLDHLVLTVADLTITCEFYNNILGMETEQFGNGRLALKYGNQKINLHQKGKEFEPKAQYPWPGSADLCFIAETKMDKVVEELKAGNIKIIEGPVERTGALGKMLSVYFRDPDGNLIEISNYL; translated from the coding sequence ATGAAAATAGACAGACTTGACCATTTGGTTCTAACCGTAGCAGATCTTACTATAACCTGTGAATTTTATAACAACATTCTGGGGATGGAAACAGAGCAATTTGGTAACGGACGCCTCGCTCTGAAATACGGAAATCAGAAAATTAATTTACATCAAAAAGGAAAAGAATTCGAACCCAAAGCTCAGTATCCATGGCCAGGTTCGGCAGATCTTTGTTTTATTGCAGAAACAAAAATGGACAAGGTTGTGGAGGAACTGAAAGCCGGTAATATCAAAATTATAGAAGGCCCGGTGGAGCGAACAGGCGCATTAGGGAAAATGTTATCAGTTTACTTTCGTGATCCGGATGGTAATCTTATTGAAATCAGCAATTATTTATAG
- the hmpA gene encoding NO-inducible flavohemoprotein, whose protein sequence is MITADQKNIIKSTVPVLKENGVLLTDHFYKRMFVHNPELKNIFNMSNQQNSRQQTALAMAILAYAENIENPAVLMPAVNGIGQKHVSLDIRPEHYIIVGKHLIVSIGEVLGEAATPEILDAWEVAYNQLAQIMSGHEHKLYSEKVNTKGGWIGWKPFVVKEKIVESSEITSFHLYPADQGPLADFIPGQYLSVRLFIPELNLLQPRQYSISNAPNGSYYRISVKKETAANLNPDGLISNRLHDFVHVGDILEVTAPAGSFMLANNNDHPVVFISGGVGQTPLISMLEELIKSGSKKPVTWIHGCRDKNVHAFKETIEYWSGQKQAVKKHIFYDQVDQESAGETLYQGWVDLNVLGDELLKLDTEYYICGPGPFITKHYKELVAKGIRAEAIHFEEFGPQTLHLN, encoded by the coding sequence ATGATTACGGCAGATCAGAAAAACATCATCAAATCAACCGTTCCCGTTTTAAAGGAAAACGGAGTTTTGCTAACTGACCACTTCTACAAACGCATGTTTGTGCACAATCCGGAGCTCAAAAATATTTTTAACATGAGCAACCAGCAAAACAGCAGACAACAAACTGCTCTTGCCATGGCTATTTTGGCTTATGCAGAAAATATTGAAAATCCTGCGGTTTTAATGCCGGCGGTAAACGGTATAGGGCAGAAACATGTAAGTCTGGATATTCGTCCGGAACATTATATCATTGTAGGAAAACACCTTATCGTTTCCATAGGTGAAGTTTTGGGAGAAGCGGCAACGCCAGAAATCCTGGATGCCTGGGAAGTAGCCTACAACCAGTTGGCGCAGATTATGTCCGGGCATGAACATAAATTATATAGTGAAAAAGTGAACACCAAAGGTGGCTGGATCGGCTGGAAACCTTTTGTTGTGAAAGAAAAAATAGTTGAGTCCTCGGAAATTACATCTTTCCATTTGTATCCGGCAGATCAAGGCCCTTTAGCTGATTTTATACCTGGGCAATATCTGAGCGTCCGGCTTTTTATTCCTGAACTAAATCTGCTTCAACCGAGACAATATAGTATTTCAAATGCTCCAAATGGCTCTTATTACCGGATTTCGGTTAAAAAAGAGACAGCGGCAAATTTGAACCCTGATGGACTGATCAGCAACCGTCTGCATGATTTCGTTCACGTCGGCGATATTCTGGAAGTTACTGCACCGGCAGGAAGTTTCATGCTGGCTAATAATAATGATCATCCGGTAGTTTTCATCAGCGGCGGTGTCGGCCAAACTCCGCTGATCAGTATGCTGGAAGAATTGATTAAAAGCGGAAGCAAAAAGCCTGTTACCTGGATTCATGGTTGCCGGGATAAAAATGTTCACGCTTTTAAGGAAACAATTGAATATTGGTCAGGACAGAAACAAGCTGTAAAAAAACATATTTTCTATGACCAGGTGGATCAGGAATCAGCTGGGGAAACTTTATACCAAGGCTGGGTTGACCTTAATGTTTTGGGCGATGAATTATTAAAACTGGACACGGAATATTATATCTGCGGCCCGGGACCATTTATTACCAAACATTATAAAGAACTTGTTGCAAAGGGAATTCGGGCAGAAGCAATTCATTTTGAAGAATTTGGCCCGCAAACATTGCATTTAAATTAA
- a CDS encoding ThuA domain-containing protein has protein sequence MLKKSLVLLLVIASAVSAQAQQFKVLLFTKTAGFHHESIHEGVDGVRKLAARHNFTVDWQENASVFNEKQLKDYAAVIFLNTTGDILNEEQQTAFEKFIQSGKGWVGIHAAADTEYEWPWYTKMVGMMFKIHPSQQTAYLDVVDSNFPGLERFPKRMLWTDEWYEYQKPYKSNDLKFLIGLDEKTYDPKTKWGDNEGKGMGDFHPMSWYHKYDGGRAFYTGLGHIGLVYSDQSFLDHLYGGIYWAATGKGIK, from the coding sequence ATGCTAAAAAAATCACTGGTACTTCTGCTTGTCATTGCAAGTGCAGTTTCCGCCCAGGCTCAGCAATTCAAAGTATTGCTATTTACAAAAACAGCAGGATTTCATCACGAGTCTATTCATGAAGGCGTTGATGGCGTAAGGAAACTTGCAGCAAGACATAATTTCACTGTCGACTGGCAAGAAAATGCCTCTGTTTTTAATGAAAAACAACTTAAAGATTACGCTGCTGTCATTTTCCTTAACACAACGGGCGACATTTTGAACGAGGAGCAACAGACTGCTTTTGAAAAATTCATTCAGTCTGGAAAGGGCTGGGTGGGAATACACGCGGCTGCCGACACTGAGTATGAATGGCCGTGGTATACCAAAATGGTTGGGATGATGTTTAAAATTCATCCATCTCAACAGACTGCTTATCTGGATGTTGTGGATAGTAATTTCCCAGGTCTTGAACGATTTCCAAAAAGAATGCTTTGGACTGATGAATGGTACGAATATCAAAAACCATACAAATCCAATGACCTGAAATTCCTGATTGGCCTGGACGAAAAAACTTACGATCCAAAAACGAAATGGGGTGATAATGAAGGAAAAGGTATGGGAGATTTTCACCCGATGTCATGGTATCACAAATATGATGGTGGCCGCGCGTTCTACACCGGTCTTGGCCACATCGGACTTGTGTATTCAGACCAGTCTTTCCTTGATCATTTGTATGGCGGGATTTATTGGGCTGCTACCGGGAAAGGAATTAAGTAA
- a CDS encoding alpha/beta hydrolase family protein has translation MLIKSGLQVKHFLWLTSLLLIFQLETTNGQPYSYVPESKVEKDFKALLARPATTPRPYSITTVTDSIVIEKGYFYSEETEKVPFLINKPVSSKLKKLPVIIVLHGTGGSKDDRDIRALLYHFSKLGFMSIAIDARFHGERAGTNNKNNRRYNDAIIEAWENRDPKKQAHPFFFDTVYDLWKLTDYLITRKDVEPSRIGMTGISMGGIETWMAASVDKRIKVSVPVIAAQSFKWSLENNRWQGRAGTIRAAHEKVAADLGDKTINSENVKALWNKILPGILDEFDCPSMIRLFSPRPLLLLSNAEDQNCPLPGAEIVFKSAQEAYQLKNASAKLKINVTPNEPHRFLPEHEKLASEWFTKWL, from the coding sequence ATGCTTATAAAATCCGGATTGCAGGTTAAACATTTTCTTTGGTTAACAAGCCTGCTCCTGATATTTCAGCTTGAAACTACAAACGGACAACCATACAGCTATGTTCCGGAATCAAAGGTTGAGAAGGATTTTAAAGCTTTATTGGCAAGACCAGCTACAACGCCCAGGCCTTATTCCATCACAACCGTTACGGACTCGATTGTAATTGAAAAAGGTTATTTCTATTCTGAGGAAACGGAAAAAGTACCGTTTCTAATTAATAAACCCGTTTCATCAAAATTAAAAAAACTGCCCGTAATTATTGTTCTGCATGGGACAGGAGGAAGTAAAGACGACCGGGATATCAGAGCGTTATTATATCATTTTTCAAAACTGGGTTTTATGTCCATCGCCATTGACGCGCGGTTTCATGGAGAAAGAGCCGGAACAAACAACAAAAATAATCGACGTTACAACGATGCGATTATTGAAGCCTGGGAAAATAGAGATCCGAAGAAACAAGCGCACCCGTTTTTCTTCGATACCGTATATGACCTTTGGAAACTCACGGATTATCTGATCACAAGAAAGGATGTTGAGCCCTCACGGATTGGTATGACAGGCATTTCCATGGGTGGGATTGAAACCTGGATGGCGGCGTCTGTTGATAAGAGAATTAAAGTGTCGGTTCCGGTGATTGCTGCACAAAGCTTTAAATGGTCACTGGAAAATAACCGCTGGCAGGGACGCGCCGGAACGATCCGCGCTGCACACGAGAAAGTAGCGGCAGATCTTGGTGATAAAACTATTAACTCAGAAAATGTAAAAGCCCTTTGGAATAAAATACTCCCTGGAATTCTGGATGAGTTTGATTGTCCTTCCATGATCCGTCTTTTTTCGCCGCGGCCACTGCTTCTGCTTAGTAATGCTGAGGATCAGAATTGCCCGCTTCCGGGTGCTGAAATTGTTTTTAAATCTGCACAGGAGGCATATCAATTAAAAAATGCATCCGCGAAATTGAAAATTAATGTTACCCCCAATGAGCCACACCGATTTCTTCCCGAACATGAAAAACTTGCGTCGGAATGGTTTACCAAATGGCTATAA